In a genomic window of Mucilaginibacter sp. KACC 22063:
- the treZ gene encoding malto-oligosyltrehalose trehalohydrolase, with the protein MEIKRRTVGVNVNAGGGVDALIWAPKAKDVKLRICNGRIDIPMQQQDYGYWCLQTDKLKDGDLYRIVLDDEKFLPEPASLSQPEGVHGHSQVVDLNAFKWSDQSWHNPELEDYIIYELHAGTFSTEGNFDGIIAKLDYLKNLGINAIEIMPVAQFPGDRNWGYDGVFPYAVQNSYGGPKGLQQLVDSCHKKGIAVVLDVVYNHLGPEGNYFDAFGNYFTDKYNTPWGNAINFDDAWCDAVRQYYIENVLMWFRDFHIDALRMDAVHAIKDFSPKHILAEIRENVDALMKQTGRKYNLIIECDLNDTRYIDQNNNYAFGMDSQWVDEFHHALRITAGGDRTGYYEDFNGIKDLAKAYQDAYVYDGQYSAHRKKHFGIPATGHPGKQFIVFSQNHDQVGNRMLGERSSQLFTFEMQKLMAVAVFASPYIPMLFMGEEWGEPNPFLYFVSHTDPELAEAVRKGRKAEFAAFHAEGEAPDPMAEETFNQSKLQWDLLTDEPHAVMLAFYKKLIYLRKYMPALKFLHRNQMTVKVDEQKQILKISRWYQNDFLTTIMNFSDEVQETNMPVSERPWNKVLDSASPEWNGPADAPMTLTSGQKVQLQPQSAIIYALK; encoded by the coding sequence ATGGAGATAAAGAGGCGTACAGTTGGTGTTAATGTAAATGCAGGTGGTGGTGTTGATGCCCTTATCTGGGCACCAAAAGCAAAAGATGTAAAGCTGCGTATCTGTAACGGGCGTATAGATATCCCCATGCAACAGCAGGATTACGGCTATTGGTGTTTACAAACGGATAAGCTGAAAGACGGCGACCTTTACCGCATTGTATTGGACGATGAAAAGTTCTTACCCGAACCTGCCTCGTTAAGTCAGCCGGAAGGCGTTCACGGACACTCGCAGGTGGTCGACTTAAACGCTTTTAAATGGAGCGATCAGTCGTGGCATAATCCTGAACTTGAGGATTACATCATCTATGAATTACATGCAGGTACTTTCAGTACCGAAGGTAATTTTGATGGCATCATTGCCAAACTTGATTACTTGAAAAACCTCGGCATCAATGCAATTGAAATTATGCCGGTTGCACAGTTTCCCGGAGATCGCAACTGGGGATACGATGGTGTTTTTCCTTATGCAGTACAGAACAGTTACGGCGGACCAAAAGGTTTACAGCAACTGGTTGATAGCTGCCACAAGAAAGGTATTGCAGTTGTCCTTGATGTTGTCTACAACCACTTAGGCCCTGAAGGAAACTATTTTGATGCCTTTGGCAATTACTTTACAGATAAATACAATACGCCCTGGGGCAACGCCATTAATTTTGATGATGCCTGGTGCGATGCGGTAAGGCAATATTACATTGAGAATGTATTGATGTGGTTCAGGGATTTTCATATCGATGCCTTGCGTATGGATGCTGTTCATGCGATCAAAGATTTCAGCCCGAAACATATTTTGGCTGAAATACGCGAGAACGTTGATGCGCTGATGAAGCAGACCGGCCGTAAATACAATCTGATTATCGAGTGTGACTTAAACGATACCCGCTACATAGATCAGAACAACAATTATGCATTTGGCATGGACTCGCAATGGGTTGATGAGTTTCACCATGCTTTGCGTATCACTGCAGGCGGCGATCGCACTGGTTACTACGAAGACTTTAATGGCATAAAAGATCTGGCTAAAGCCTATCAAGATGCTTATGTATATGACGGGCAGTATTCTGCTCACCGTAAAAAGCATTTTGGTATACCTGCTACCGGGCACCCGGGCAAACAGTTTATTGTATTTTCACAAAACCATGACCAGGTAGGTAACCGCATGCTGGGCGAACGCAGCAGCCAGTTATTCACCTTTGAAATGCAGAAACTGATGGCTGTGGCCGTATTCGCGTCTCCATATATACCTATGTTGTTTATGGGCGAAGAATGGGGCGAGCCTAACCCTTTCTTATACTTTGTAAGCCATACTGACCCAGAACTGGCCGAAGCTGTACGCAAAGGCCGCAAAGCAGAATTTGCGGCGTTCCATGCAGAAGGCGAAGCGCCAGACCCTATGGCAGAAGAAACCTTCAATCAATCGAAGTTACAATGGGATCTGCTTACAGATGAACCACACGCTGTTATGCTTGCCTTTTACAAAAAATTAATCTATCTGCGTAAATACATGCCGGCATTAAAATTCCTGCATCGTAATCAAATGACGGTTAAGGTGGACGAACAAAAGCAGATACTAAAAATCAGCCGTTGGTACCAAAATGATTTCCTCACCACTATCATGAATTTTTCTGATGAGGTACAGGAAACTAACATGCCGGTTTCTGAACGCCCTTGGAATAAGGTTTTAGATTCAGCCTCGCCAGAATGGAACGGCCCTGCCGATGCACCAATGACCTTAACAAGCGGACAAAAGGTTCAGTTACAACCGCAGTCGGCAATTATTTACGCATTAAAATAA
- the treY gene encoding malto-oligosyltrehalose synthase, whose product MYNPVATYRLQFHKEFTFNDFEQIISYLQKFGVKTIYASPVFKSVPGSTHGYDGIDPTQINPEIGNDRQLSVINKKLKEADIGWLQDIVPNHMGVHADNAWLNDVLEKGKQSAFASFFDTGLTNDLYNDVRIMMPSLGKPLDEVIKDNELQLAYENKRLVFKYYDNYWPLNIQSYSKLLSNGLASETVQKGVKALNKLQRSTDTASLSTNWQNWLNTQAKNTEMVAAVNEAIAAANQNQELLTELAGLQYYRLCSWQETDTNINYRRFFTVNTLMCINIQDEAVFTKYHSFIKKLVSDGTFQGLRIDHIDGLYDPEKYLQNLRQLAGDETYIVAEKILEQGEELPSRWPIQGTTGYDFLAQLNNLLTDSSSEKKFTAFYNRLTGDTMPVYDQILQKKAYILFTHMQGELENLTNYLFKLKLAGNSELKGIGKNIFKNAIAQVLIHCPVYRFYGNSLPLVKEEADALEKIFTAVIKEHKELKPAIDALATLLLEKPKEGNGKLNDKILRFYQRLMQFSGPLMAKGVEDTLMYTYNRFVAHNEVGDAPDAFGMDTKAFHKLMKQRQKLWPLALNGTSTHDTKRGEDVRTRLNVLTAVPELWLDAVKEWEQLAQGANAPTPGDRYFIYQTILGAYPMPGQPEDDFANRLGEYLTKALREGKTNSDWADPNEDYEQATLNFANKLLDQQGSFWQSFNNLFPAIADHGIINSLSQVLLKFTCPGVPDVYQGCELWDLSMVDPDNRRPVDYELRNQLLSKQLPADVEEKFLQLWENRYDGHIKLWLTHQLFKIRDQESDLFANGEYIPLKIKGAYKENVIAFARRYKNQWLIVAAPLYTAAITSEQISTINIDWKDTRIILPAETPDNWQNLLTQKSGSIKNESIDVNTAFEIMPLALLMFEQPENDRGSGILMHITSLPSAFGIGDVGPAAKTFANFLSTAGQKYWQLLPLNPTGADQQYSPYSSGCSMAGNALLISPILLAKDGLLTEAELSAYHLPVTDKVDYTKAEENKKAIFAKAWQNFKSGKFQSLNKNFQAFCEKEAFWLNDYALYSAIKHANNEQPWYQWPKDLKSRNANAIVRAEKLYAKEINYFKWLQFMFFRQWHQLKNYCHTLNIQLFGDLPFYVSYDSSDVWANQQYFALDRQGNMTGIAGVPPDYFSEDGQLWGMPVYRWDILKQNGYQWWISRLQKNMELFDLLRLDHFRAFSAFWQVPAGETTARNGKWVQGPAGDFFNAVKQALGNLPFVAEDLGDIDEPVFTLRDEFALPGMKVLQFAFGDTMPQSLYIPHNYQPNFFVYTGTHDNNTTIGWFNQDVNTDIIKQIGQYTGIAPKQKNIGEILMRMAYASTAKVAILPMQDVLALDERSRMNNPSQQGNNWQWRMLPKLVEPDTAADLLRLVKMYNRQ is encoded by the coding sequence ATGTACAACCCTGTTGCTACTTATCGCCTCCAATTTCATAAAGAATTTACGTTTAATGATTTTGAGCAGATCATCAGTTATCTGCAAAAATTTGGCGTAAAAACCATATATGCATCGCCTGTTTTTAAATCAGTACCCGGCAGTACACATGGTTATGATGGTATCGACCCTACCCAGATCAATCCTGAAATTGGCAACGACCGCCAATTAAGTGTCATCAATAAAAAGTTGAAAGAAGCGGATATCGGCTGGCTTCAGGACATTGTGCCCAACCATATGGGTGTACATGCTGACAATGCATGGCTTAATGATGTATTGGAAAAAGGTAAACAATCTGCATTCGCCAGTTTTTTTGATACAGGCTTAACCAACGATTTATACAATGATGTACGAATTATGATGCCATCGCTCGGCAAACCGCTGGATGAAGTTATTAAAGATAATGAGTTACAACTTGCTTATGAAAATAAACGCCTTGTATTTAAATATTACGACAACTATTGGCCGCTGAATATTCAATCTTATTCAAAACTGCTTTCAAATGGATTAGCTTCAGAAACAGTGCAAAAAGGTGTTAAGGCGCTTAATAAATTACAGCGTTCGACAGATACCGCAAGCTTAAGCACTAACTGGCAAAACTGGCTGAATACGCAGGCTAAAAATACCGAAATGGTTGCTGCTGTAAACGAAGCAATAGCAGCTGCAAATCAGAACCAGGAGCTTTTAACTGAACTTGCCGGTTTACAATATTACCGTTTGTGCAGCTGGCAGGAAACAGATACCAATATTAATTACCGCCGTTTTTTTACGGTTAACACTTTAATGTGTATTAACATTCAGGATGAAGCGGTCTTTACTAAATACCATAGCTTTATTAAAAAGCTGGTTTCTGACGGGACCTTTCAGGGGCTGCGGATAGATCATATTGATGGCTTGTATGATCCTGAAAAGTATTTACAAAACCTTCGTCAACTGGCAGGAGATGAAACCTACATTGTAGCCGAAAAGATATTGGAACAAGGGGAAGAACTTCCCTCCCGCTGGCCTATACAGGGAACTACAGGTTATGATTTCCTTGCACAGTTAAATAACCTGCTTACAGATTCATCGTCAGAAAAGAAATTCACTGCATTTTATAATAGGCTGACAGGCGACACCATGCCGGTGTATGATCAGATATTGCAAAAGAAGGCTTACATCCTTTTTACGCACATGCAGGGCGAGTTGGAAAACCTGACCAATTACCTGTTTAAACTTAAACTTGCAGGGAATAGCGAATTAAAAGGTATCGGCAAGAATATTTTTAAAAACGCCATTGCCCAGGTATTGATCCATTGTCCGGTTTACCGTTTTTATGGCAATAGCTTACCGCTTGTAAAAGAGGAAGCAGATGCGCTGGAAAAAATATTTACTGCCGTAATCAAGGAGCACAAAGAGCTAAAACCCGCGATTGATGCATTAGCGACGTTACTGCTCGAAAAGCCAAAAGAAGGCAACGGCAAGCTTAACGATAAGATACTGCGCTTTTACCAACGGCTGATGCAATTCTCGGGACCGTTAATGGCGAAAGGCGTTGAGGATACTTTAATGTATACCTACAATCGTTTTGTGGCTCATAATGAGGTTGGAGACGCGCCTGATGCTTTTGGTATGGATACTAAGGCTTTTCATAAACTGATGAAACAGCGCCAGAAACTTTGGCCGCTCGCTTTAAACGGTACCTCCACACATGATACCAAACGCGGGGAAGATGTACGTACACGGTTAAATGTGTTGACTGCCGTTCCGGAACTTTGGCTGGATGCTGTAAAAGAGTGGGAACAATTGGCACAGGGGGCAAATGCGCCAACACCCGGCGACCGCTATTTTATTTATCAAACCATACTGGGTGCCTATCCTATGCCCGGTCAACCCGAGGATGATTTTGCTAATCGGCTGGGCGAATACCTCACCAAAGCCTTGCGTGAGGGTAAAACCAATTCAGACTGGGCAGATCCTAATGAAGATTACGAGCAGGCAACTCTAAATTTCGCTAATAAGTTACTGGATCAGCAGGGTAGTTTCTGGCAGTCGTTTAACAACCTGTTTCCCGCCATTGCAGATCATGGTATCATCAATTCACTCTCACAGGTACTGCTTAAATTTACCTGTCCGGGTGTGCCTGATGTTTACCAGGGATGCGAACTTTGGGATTTGAGTATGGTTGATCCGGATAACCGCCGCCCGGTAGATTATGAGCTTAGGAATCAGCTTTTAAGTAAGCAATTGCCTGCTGATGTCGAAGAAAAGTTTCTTCAACTTTGGGAAAACCGGTATGACGGGCATATCAAGCTATGGCTTACCCATCAACTATTTAAGATCAGGGATCAGGAAAGCGACCTGTTTGCAAACGGAGAATATATCCCGTTGAAAATAAAAGGCGCTTACAAAGAAAATGTAATTGCTTTCGCTCGCCGGTATAAAAACCAATGGCTGATAGTGGCTGCTCCGCTATATACCGCTGCTATAACAAGCGAACAGATCAGCACCATCAATATAGATTGGAAAGACACACGTATCATATTACCGGCAGAAACGCCTGATAATTGGCAAAACCTGTTAACCCAAAAATCAGGCAGTATTAAAAATGAAAGCATTGATGTAAACACTGCTTTTGAGATAATGCCACTGGCATTGTTGATGTTTGAGCAACCAGAGAATGATCGTGGTTCTGGCATACTGATGCATATTACTTCGCTTCCTTCTGCGTTTGGCATCGGCGACGTTGGTCCTGCTGCAAAAACATTTGCAAACTTTTTAAGCACTGCCGGTCAAAAGTATTGGCAGCTGCTACCCTTAAATCCCACAGGTGCTGATCAGCAATACTCCCCTTACAGCTCAGGTTGCAGCATGGCAGGAAATGCTTTATTGATAAGCCCGATATTACTGGCTAAGGATGGCTTACTTACCGAAGCTGAACTCAGTGCGTATCATCTTCCCGTTACTGATAAAGTAGATTATACAAAGGCTGAAGAAAACAAGAAAGCAATTTTTGCTAAGGCCTGGCAAAATTTCAAATCGGGAAAGTTTCAGTCTTTAAATAAAAATTTCCAGGCTTTTTGTGAAAAAGAAGCCTTTTGGCTGAATGATTACGCCCTATATAGCGCAATAAAGCATGCTAACAATGAGCAACCCTGGTACCAATGGCCCAAAGATTTAAAAAGCCGTAATGCCAACGCAATTGTACGCGCCGAAAAACTTTACGCTAAAGAAATTAACTATTTCAAATGGCTGCAGTTTATGTTTTTCAGGCAATGGCATCAGCTTAAAAATTATTGCCATACGCTTAACATCCAACTTTTCGGCGACCTGCCATTTTATGTAAGCTATGATTCGTCGGACGTGTGGGCTAACCAGCAATACTTTGCGCTTGACAGACAAGGAAACATGACGGGCATTGCCGGGGTACCACCAGATTATTTTAGCGAAGATGGCCAGCTCTGGGGAATGCCGGTTTACCGTTGGGATATATTAAAGCAAAATGGTTACCAGTGGTGGATCAGCCGTTTGCAAAAAAATATGGAACTGTTTGATCTGTTGAGATTAGATCATTTCCGTGCATTTTCCGCATTTTGGCAGGTGCCTGCAGGTGAAACAACTGCACGTAACGGAAAATGGGTACAAGGCCCAGCCGGTGATTTCTTCAATGCAGTTAAACAGGCACTTGGTAACTTACCTTTTGTTGCCGAAGACCTCGGCGATATTGATGAACCTGTTTTTACGCTACGCGATGAGTTTGCCTTACCCGGAATGAAGGTTCTGCAATTTGCTTTTGGTGATACCATGCCGCAATCGCTTTATATTCCGCATAACTACCAGCCTAACTTTTTCGTTTACACCGGTACACATGACAATAACACAACCATCGGTTGGTTTAATCAGGATGTCAATACAGATATCATCAAGCAGATCGGCCAATACACCGGCATTGCACCTAAGCAAAAAAATATAGGCGAGATATTAATGAGGATGGCTTATGCTTCAACTGCTAAGGTTGCCATTTTACCTATGCAGGATGTTTTGGCACTTGACGAACGCTCTCGAATGAACAATCCATCGCAGCAAGGTAATAACTGGCAATGGCGAATGCTTCCCAAACTGGTAGAACCGGACACAGCCGCAGACTTGCTGCGGCTGGTAAAAATGTATAACAGGCAATAA
- a CDS encoding fatty acid desaturase translates to MSFLDTVLEAPAYGWKDANGLLVKPTSGQIVKEFLNRLNVFSNKKNWLPFFSWFTVLMLVPFFLLFIFKYMSLTTAIAAFLYGMIVMGTHGTIWHHRYCTHNAYQFKNKFWRFVTRNLTLRIIPEEIYVVSHHVHHAKSDQPGDPYNAQGGFLYCFLADVNHQPISRTLCENGYSKCVNLMKHTGVGVNSYEQYQKWGSLARPFYTIAGVLLNWAFWYTVFYLIGGHAIACSLFAAAGIWAVGVRTFNYEGHGKGEDKRREGVDYNRDDMSVNQLWPGIVAGEWHNNHHLYPKSARSGFKPHQVDMAWYYIKFMHTIGAVKSYNDSKKQFYKDYIKLQEIKEVVPVKVLVEQA, encoded by the coding sequence ATGTCGTTTTTAGACACCGTTTTAGAAGCCCCGGCCTACGGCTGGAAGGATGCCAATGGCCTGTTGGTAAAGCCTACTTCGGGCCAGATCGTAAAAGAATTTTTAAACAGGCTTAATGTGTTCAGCAACAAAAAGAACTGGCTTCCATTTTTCAGCTGGTTTACCGTTCTTATGCTTGTTCCGTTTTTCCTGTTATTTATTTTTAAGTACATGTCATTAACTACGGCTATCGCTGCCTTTCTTTACGGCATGATAGTAATGGGCACACATGGTACTATCTGGCACCACAGGTATTGTACCCATAATGCGTACCAGTTTAAAAATAAGTTTTGGCGGTTTGTTACCCGCAACCTTACACTGCGTATCATACCTGAAGAAATATATGTAGTATCACACCACGTGCATCATGCTAAATCAGACCAGCCGGGCGATCCTTACAATGCACAAGGCGGTTTCTTATATTGCTTTCTGGCAGACGTAAATCACCAGCCCATATCACGTACATTATGTGAAAACGGTTACAGCAAATGTGTTAACCTGATGAAACATACAGGCGTAGGTGTAAACTCTTATGAGCAGTATCAAAAATGGGGTTCACTGGCAAGGCCGTTCTATACTATAGCAGGTGTATTGCTTAACTGGGCTTTCTGGTATACCGTATTTTATCTGATTGGTGGCCATGCCATTGCATGTTCGTTATTTGCTGCTGCTGGTATCTGGGCAGTAGGTGTGCGTACCTTTAATTATGAAGGACACGGAAAGGGTGAAGACAAGCGCCGTGAAGGTGTTGACTATAATCGTGATGATATGTCAGTTAATCAATTATGGCCGGGCATTGTAGCAGGCGAGTGGCATAATAACCACCACTTATATCCTAAAAGTGCACGTTCGGGCTTTAAGCCGCATCAGGTAGATATGGCCTGGTATTATATTAAATTTATGCATACCATTGGTGCTGTAAAAAGCTACAACGACTCTAAGAAGCAATTTTATAAAGACTATATTAAGCTACAGGAAATCAAGGAAGTAGTGCCTGTAAAAGTTCTTGTTGAACAGGCATAG
- a CDS encoding acyl-CoA thioesterase, which yields MQSTTDFKPVRLSQATLTELMIPSYANFGGKIHGGILLSLMDKIAYVCAAKHANNYCVTASIDGVDFMEPVEVGELVSLQASVNYVGNTSLVVGIRVTSENVKTNVIKHTNTSYFTMVAKDESNQPAKVPGLLLETSEQVRRFIEAKFRKDLKQSYKKSAEDIKVPEDPSALVELLKGERCHFEKEAF from the coding sequence ATGCAATCAACCACTGACTTTAAACCGGTAAGGCTTTCACAGGCTACCCTTACCGAGCTGATGATCCCATCTTACGCCAATTTTGGCGGAAAGATACACGGCGGTATCCTATTGTCACTAATGGATAAAATAGCTTATGTGTGTGCAGCAAAACATGCCAATAACTATTGTGTAACAGCTTCTATAGATGGAGTTGATTTTATGGAGCCTGTAGAGGTGGGGGAACTGGTGTCTTTACAGGCATCTGTTAATTATGTAGGTAATACATCATTAGTGGTAGGTATAAGAGTAACGTCTGAAAACGTTAAAACAAATGTGATTAAACACACCAACACCAGCTATTTTACAATGGTGGCCAAAGACGAAAGCAATCAACCTGCAAAAGTACCGGGCTTATTATTGGAAACCAGTGAGCAAGTGCGCAGGTTTATTGAGGCTAAGTTCAGAAAGGATTTAAAGCAGAGTTACAAGAAAAGCGCTGAGGATATTAAAGTACCCGAAGACCCTTCAGCATTGGTAGAACTGCTTAAAGGCGAGCGCTGCCATTTCGAAAAAGAGGCTTTTTAA
- a CDS encoding PH domain-containing protein — MPTYQRYTSKISYGLWAPILLVFIAFIIISALHGDVMPIVVISVSAGLIILPMLFNTNYTITDNVLKVRCGLIINRTIDITTIKRIKRTDSILSAPALSMDRIEIFYNKFDSIVLSPDNREDFCAALKQINPSVVIED, encoded by the coding sequence ATGCCAACCTATCAACGTTATACCTCTAAAATATCATACGGCCTATGGGCACCCATCCTGTTAGTGTTTATCGCCTTTATAATTATATCTGCCTTACACGGTGATGTAATGCCCATTGTAGTAATTTCGGTTTCGGCAGGTCTCATTATCCTACCTATGCTATTCAACACCAATTATACAATTACAGATAATGTATTGAAGGTAAGATGTGGGCTAATTATTAACAGAACCATTGACATCACTACCATTAAAAGAATAAAGCGAACCGATAGCATTTTAAGCGCACCTGCATTATCAATGGACAGAATAGAGATTTTTTACAATAAGTTTGACAGCATTGTTCTTTCGCCTGATAACCGCGAAGATTTTTGCGCTGCGCTTAAGCAAATTAACCCTTCAGTTGTTATTGAAGATTAA